TCAACGTTTGTGGCAAATGGTGAACACAATTTATAATTGACATTAGTAGTCCACCATTTTTTGTTTAAGAATTGTtacaaaatacacattttgttcaccccagaaaataaaaaagactgaatttttgtcacacatttgctttattttgaaaaaatactgCCAAATGAAAAGATATATATCATCATCACAAAAGCTCTTTGTCGACTCACATTCTGAAAACTATCGCCAGCCAGTTTGCATAGGGATCACATGACCCAAGTGTTTTATGACCCTGAAACATTCGTCTTATAAGTCCAGTGCAAATAAAAACTTCTACTTTGAAATCAAATCTAGCACACGCACACCCCGATCATCCGATCTGATAACTACAAAACAATACAGCAGAAGACAAACCTGATGTAGGGGTCTTGGAGGTTAATAAGCAGAATTACAGATTTAGTAAACCCAAATTTATTGTGCTAGGATCAACAAAAAGAAGATGCTAATAAgattcatccaaaacaaaacaggccaCTGCAGCCTTTTGGATTCAGTTAGTTCAGGAACTGGAATAAACCTGAAAGCCAGGACAACTCATGGCTAATCCATGAAACCTAGTGttagaaaatgtcaaaacaccGATGTTCAAGAGAGACAGAGGTACTCGTTTGTCTGAGACAAACCTACTACAATGGATATTTATACGTATTTCTTACAAGTTGGCAGTCAACCTCAGGAAAAATGACGAAAATACCAAAACGTTTACTGCCAGGCTTCAAGGTCTGACATTTTAATAGAAGCATTTTTTCATGTAAGGAGTCACTTTCGGAGGCCAATTCTTCCTGTATTTAGTCTTGTGAATGTCACTTCACCGTTGATCACTTTGGCAAATTCTGAACTGAAAGAAAGAAGCTTGGGAAACATCAAGCGGAACAAAGTTCTTCAAACACCTGACCTGTCAGCATTTGCCAAACAGGTGCGTGTATCCTTCGACaatgctctcctcctccacccggGCTCTGAGATGCTCCTGACAGTGGTCTAGGAAGTGGTCCAGGACAGAGAAGCCCTCCTGACATGGCACACAGTGATAGAGTCTCCTACGCCGTGAGCCGGACCAGCCTACGGGATCCATTTCGTCTAAGCACACGCTACACTGTCTCCGCCTCATGGCGGTCAAGTGGAGTTCCTCATGTTGCTTGAGCTGGTACTGCAGAGGGAAGACCTCAGCACACGAGGGGCATGGAAACTCTCTACCatcctcctccttttcttccacctcctcttcactctcttcaacttccaccacctcctccatcacaacTTCTTGctcttcctcgctctcctctgtgtcCACCTGCATCACGTTCTCACGACGTCTATTAATAACACGCGGTATCTTCCTGGGCCGACTTCGACCGGGTCGCTCTGTTTTTCTATCTCTATGGTTGTTTTTGAGAGCCACTAGTTTGGCTGCCATCAAGTCTTTCTGGGAACTTTCTCCCTTGAGAGAGGAGCCGTTGTTACTGTGTTGTTTCATATGTGCTGATAGGGAGAGGTGATGCATGAAGACTTTGTTACATTGAGGACATGGATACATAGTTTTCTTCTCCCTGATGCGGACGCTGCTCCACGGCTCAGTGATGACATTATTCTCTCTGCTGTGCTTGATCCGCCGATGTTTGTGCAGCAGGACCATGTCGCTGAATGCCATGTCGCAAGATCGACATCGGAAGAGGCTCTCCGATTTCCCCGTTTTCACACGGCTGACACCATCTGACCTGGTACTTGTCTCCGCTTCATGACTGGTCCTCTCTTGAGGCTTCAGTTGAACTACTGCGTGGTCCGAGCACTTATGCAGCTGCAGTCTCATGTTTGTCTGGATGGGATTGAAAGACAGCTGGGCCACAGAAACAGCTTTGGTCCTAAGTCCAGGGGAGTTGGAGCGTCCTGAACTGGACTGGGAGCCTGGGGTGGACTCACCTGAACCTTCTCTGCCTGACTGAAGTGGCTTATCAATACAATCAGATTGCTGGTGATGAAGCAGGGCCTGCTTCTGACTAAATCCCCTACCACATGGAGCACAAACGTAACTGTTCAGAAGGAGGGGTTGGCGGTACAGCGACCTTGGCTTCTCCAGCACCACTGAGCAAATCATACATGCAGGGCAGGGCGAGTTTAACCTGGTCTGTCCCTGACAAACAACACACGGGGTTGAGGATTGTTTGCATTTGTGCAGGTCCAAAGACGACTTCAGGGAGAACTCCAGACCACATGAGGCGCAGCGGTGAGGCTTTGGTAATGTGTGCTGTCGATGCTGGTGGTGCAGGAGG
This portion of the Synchiropus splendidus isolate RoL2022-P1 chromosome 18, RoL_Sspl_1.0, whole genome shotgun sequence genome encodes:
- the si:ch211-148l7.4 gene encoding zinc finger protein 133, with translation MDGVSVGSNRTQETFDRCTTASATLARLATLMQQVESKQQLNSQAHVQPHQHPCVCPECGQDFLCVTDLLHHQHRQHTLPKPHRCASCGLEFSLKSSLDLHKCKQSSTPCVVCQGQTRLNSPCPACMICSVVLEKPRSLYRQPLLLNSYVCAPCGRGFSQKQALLHHQQSDCIDKPLQSGREGSGESTPGSQSSSGRSNSPGLRTKAVSVAQLSFNPIQTNMRLQLHKCSDHAVVQLKPQERTSHEAETSTRSDGVSRVKTGKSESLFRCRSCDMAFSDMVLLHKHRRIKHSRENNVITEPWSSVRIREKKTMYPCPQCNKVFMHHLSLSAHMKQHSNNGSSLKGESSQKDLMAAKLVALKNNHRDRKTERPGRSRPRKIPRVINRRRENVMQVDTEESEEEQEVVMEEVVEVEESEEEVEEKEEDGREFPCPSCAEVFPLQYQLKQHEELHLTAMRRRQCSVCLDEMDPVGWSGSRRRRLYHCVPCQEGFSVLDHFLDHCQEHLRARVEEESIVEGYTHLFGKC